ACTGCAAAAGTCTGCTTGTTTGCTCGTAACGAGCTTAATGCTAAATCACAATGCAAAATGGTTACTAGTTCTCCTTGCCCATCCTTCTGTCGTGTGGAAAGGAGACTCTACTCTTTGAAATTGTAAGTCCCTACTTGTTCTTTGTGTATGTAGGAATACATCATCCGAGTCCAGAGGGGAGTGTCCACAGAGAACAGCTGGCAGGTAAAAAGTGGCTTAAAAACGTGTTTTCCATCTGTTTGGACCACTCTTTGCCTTAAGCATAGGTGTCGAACCCAAGGCCcggccgggggccagatgcggcccatcatatcattttatgtggcccgcgaagacagattttgcatcgactttgtgttattactaaaataacaaattgtcttcacttaaaaaaaaaaaaaaagacgatatAGTGCTTGCAAttcgtctttttaaaatattcgaacagtttttactattcTGATTTCTAAACTAGTTCTTCGTCACTTTGTTTTGTTGCGTGTGTGTTGCAGGTCATCCGGCGCTACAGTGATTTTGACGTTCTCAACAACAGCCTGACGGTGAGTATTTTTTCCGATGCATTGTGAGTGACAGTTTGACTTTTGTACTGTTGGTCATAACATTAGGTGCATTTTCAAAGTCTCTTAAGCCAAACTGACTTTAAGTGAGACAAGAAAAAAATTGCGGTATGATGCTGCACTGCAAATTATGAGTACAATAAGAAAGTATGAaagaaagtaagaaaatatGTCTAATTTTTCCTATCGTGAAGGTCATTTGATTGtacaagtgtacctaatcaagAGTCTTAAAAATCCagctaaatatataaatatactttATTATACACTTACACCAAGTTGTTTTTTATACAACAATATGAACTAAAAATATCTTTTGAATGgatagaaattaaaaaaaaaattttttggggATACATTAATAATAAAACTAAGTAGATAATTAGTTTTTCTGAAGTCTTTTCAGCAATTTTGTATTGTGTAATATTTTACAAATGCATTGCCAAACGATGAAGCTGATTAGActttttatgtattattaaaaaatatgctTAAGTGTATTTTAACCAAATGCTAAATaagtttttatattttgttcctcctgtgagagaaaATTGGTGtctcagcagcagcagttttCACTGTAAAAACACGGTGATGTTATTTTTAcgttatttttttacataataaATCAGCTGCAAGagcctccccccaaaaaaacatgtcaaGACAGTATTAAATCTGATGAGTATGGGAACTGAATGGGCCATTCTGAGGAGGTCGTGCCCTTTGACCTCTGCAGTGAGCCCATAACAGGATGCAGTGAGGCTTTCTGCTGAGGTTTTTCTCCCTCACTTCCTGTTTCTAACGGCAATTCTGCGCACGAGCACAATTTGGgtgtggggaaaaaagaaagaaacactcATGATGTGCTTGCGCTCGGCAGGTGTGTGGCGTCAGCCTTCCTCTCCCGGCCAAGAAGCTGATCGGCAACATGGACCGCGAGTTCATTGCAGAGAGGCAGCGCGGCCTGCAGGCTTATCTGGATGCCGTTCTTCAGCATCCTCTGCTGTGCGCCGCCCTGCCCGTCAAAAAGTTCCTGGACCCCAACAACTACGCTGCCAACTACACCGGTGGGATCCCTGCCCAGTTGGCCTTTTCGTTTCATTTTCACAGAAGTACAGCGAGCGATAGCCTGACTTGTCTGCAACATGTCTTTCAGAGATCGCCCTGCAGCAGGTCTCCATGTTCTTCCGTTCAGACCCCAAGTGGGTGGTGATGGAGCCCCTTCGAGACGTTGGTACACCGCCGCCGTGATTGCAACGCGCACGTCGGGCTTGATAACGACCGTCCAATCACAAAATCTTCTTCTTTTGCAGGCTGGAGGATCAGGAAGAAGTATTTCCTGGTCAAAAACAAAGAACAAGCCAAGGAGAGGTACCTGCTCGGCTGGGTGGGTGTCACACTGCTAAAAGTAGTGCAGTGTTCTAatatacagtggtgccttgggATGCAAATCGAGTTTGCCCCTGGGCACACCCAAAACACGGCGTCATGCGGATATGCGTTTAGGTGGACTTGGGCCCTGACAAGTTCCTGTCCGACAAAGACCTGCAGTCCATCATGAAGCTCCTCACCAGCCTCTCTGTACGTACGCCGCACGTGATGGACCGCCTCGGCTGAAGCGTTCCTAACCGCGTGGTGTCTTCTCTCCAGAGTCCATACCTGTGCCCGCTGTTGTTCTCCAGCACCAGCGAGTCTTCGGCGCTTCTCATCCGACCTTTCAGTGAGGCCGGCTCCTTGCGAGATCACCTCTGTAAGGTAAGAAGCTTCGCAATTCCCAGTTTTCCCAAACGCAGCCTCAAGCCAAGCCCACCGGCCGACGAGGGCTTGAAGGATGAGACGCGAGTCGATcattgcagggaaaaaaaagcattgagGATAAACTCGAATGTTGCTGTGTGTGCGTCATGTTTGTGTGCCAGGTGAAGCCCAGAGAGAACTACCTGAAGAAGTATGGCAACCCCAAAAAGACTCAGCCTCTCGAGCTCTCGGACATCAAACTCTACGGCCGACAGATACTGGAggtacacgcgcacacacgcacacatcccTCACTCGCCGTAAACATATTGTGGGCGCTCAGGGCCTTCGACTGGTGCACGAGAGCGGCCTGTTCTTCGGCCACCTGCATGCCTCCAACGTGATGCTGGAGCAAGGCGTGTGTCGCCTGACGGACGTCGAGAACGGCGTGCTGGGAGTCCCTTCGGCCCTGCGACCCGCCATCACCCACTTCCGAAAGATTAACGTAGGTGCTTGCGTGATCTCCAGGAATTTGAGAGGATCACGTTCCTTCTGTTTTAGTTGTCATGTTTGAAACGCTTTCATCGTAGCGCGCTGCCACAACTGGCAGCACTCAAATCTGCCGTGGCGAGGCGAGTTCACGTCTCACGGATGGGTCTCGAACGAGtggcaaaaatgttttactgTACGGGAAAACCATTTGGGGGCTAAAGTAGCAACGCGTTTGTTTGCGTAGACAATCGAAAGCGTGGACGTCTTCTGCTTTGGCCATTTACTCTACGAGATCACGTACGGCCGACCGCCAGACAACGTCCCTGTGGACAATTATCCTCCCATCCCCTACAC
This genomic interval from Syngnathus typhle isolate RoL2023-S1 ecotype Sweden linkage group LG11, RoL_Styp_1.0, whole genome shotgun sequence contains the following:
- the pxk gene encoding PX domain-containing protein kinase-like protein isoform X1: MSFLAKPTTGRLLLDDTVPLTATIETTQNLQSHTEYIIRVQRGVSTENSWQVIRRYSDFDVLNNSLTVCGVSLPLPAKKLIGNMDREFIAERQRGLQAYLDAVLQHPLLCAALPVKKFLDPNNYAANYTEIALQQVSMFFRSDPKWVVMEPLRDVGWRIRKKYFLVKNKEQAKERYLLGWVDLGPDKFLSDKDLQSIMKLLTSLSSPYLCPLLFSSTSESSALLIRPFSEAGSLRDHLCKVKPRENYLKKYGNPKKTQPLELSDIKLYGRQILEGLRLVHESGLFFGHLHASNVMLEQGVCRLTDVENGVLGVPSALRPAITHFRKINTIESVDVFCFGHLLYEITYGRPPDNVPVDNYPPIPYTAVVSVLQSILSTEACKSGMPTVAQLIQTPLFSDVPLAHSEKVAIRVPSRLKESLRAAKDRVEKRLQDEQKVLHQHKRLTRARSHHGSEEEKKRRKILARKKCRQSTIENDDDLSVRNNNNSGSGASSPLTCPSSPTPPPTTGVPPPPPPAPDTSSLSSCSSSSVVAPLPGGRAALLSSIQAFSKGNLKKAQTRDRSF
- the pxk gene encoding PX domain-containing protein kinase-like protein isoform X2, translated to MSFLAKPTTGRLLLDDTVPLTATIETTQNLQSHTEYIIRVQRGVSTENSWQVIRRYSDFDVLNNSLTVCGVSLPLPAKKLIGNMDREFIAERQRGLQAYLDAVLQHPLLCAALPVKKFLDPNNYAANYTEIALQQVSMFFRSDPKWVVMEPLRDVGWRIRKKYFLVKNKEQAKERYLLGWVDLGPDKFLSDKDLQSIMKLLTSLSSPYLCPLLFSSTSESSALLIRPFSEAGSLRDHLCKVKPRENYLKKYGNPKKTQPLELSDIKLYGRQILEGLRLVHESGLFFGHLHASNVMLEQGVCRLTDVENGVLGVPSALRPAITHFRKINTIESVDVFCFGHLLYEITYGRPPDNVPVDNYPPIPYTAVVSVLQSILSTEACKSGMPTVAQLIQTPLFSDVPLAHSEKVAIRVPSRLKESLRAAKDRVEKRLQDEQKVLHQHKRLTRARSHHGSEEEKKRRKILARKKCRQSTIENDDDLSVRNNNNSGSGASSPLTCPSSPTPPPTTEHAPF